One genomic segment of Gossypium arboreum isolate Shixiya-1 chromosome 3, ASM2569848v2, whole genome shotgun sequence includes these proteins:
- the LOC108482417 gene encoding U-box domain-containing protein 21-like — MMISSWRRRRAARREGKLQQQRNDNGEIELTVPRDFRCPISLDLMKDPVTLSTGITYDRENIEKWIEAGNFTCPLTNQVLRSLEPIPNHIIRKKIQDWCVENRSYGIERIPTPRVPVTSMEVSDILSKINVACMKQNGKGCLDLVLKIKSLAKESERNKRCVVSNGAGCALSEAFQAFSRASFDENVAVLEEILSSLTIMFPLDVEAKGFLGSASAMRCLIWFLSSGDLSRRRNAVLGLRELVSTDERKINELSDMEGAIEALFKLIKDPICPTSTKASLLVIYKIITSSSTKEKRVKKLVNLGIVSLLLETLVDSERGICEKALGVLDGICNSEEGRQMACNNALSMPVLVKKILRVSNLTTDFSVSILWKLCKKEKTEDDASVILEALQVGAFLKLLLLLQVGCVEQTKDKASELLKILNLHRNKMECVDPMDNFKDLKRPF, encoded by the coding sequence ATGATGATTTCTTCCTGGAGGAGGAGAAGAGCTGCCAGGCGTGAAGGGAAATTGCAACAGCAAAGGAACGACAATGGAGAGATTGAGCTTACGGTTCCAAGGGATTTCAGGTGCCCCATATCACTAGACTTGATGAAAGATCCCGTCACTTTGTCTACAGGGATAACCTACGATCGAGAGAACATTGAGAAGTGGATTGAAGCTGGGAATTTCACTTGCCCACTCACCAATCAAGTTCTCAGGAGTCTCGAACCCATTccaaatcatatcataaggaaAAAAATACAAGATTGGTGCGTCGAGAATCGATCCTATGGGATTGAAAGAATCCCCACGCCTCGGGTTCCCGTCACTTCCATGGAGGTTTCCGATATTCTTTCCAAAATCAACGTCGCTTGTATGAAACAAAACGGAAAAGGGTGTCTAGATTTGGTTTTAAAGATCAAGTCGTTGGCAAAAGAGAGCGAACGTAACAAGCGTTGCGTTGTCAGTAATGGGGCAGGCTGCGCTTTATCGGAAGCTTTCCAAGCTTTTTCCAGGGCGTCTTTTGATGAAAACGTTGCTGTTTTAGAGGAGATATTGTCATCTTTAACGATAATGTTCCCTCTTGATGTAGAGGCCAAAGGTTTCTTAGGATCAGCCTCCGCCATGCGTTGCTTGATATGGTTTTTAAGCAGTGGAGACTTGTCTAGGAGAAGGAACGCAGTTTTGGGCTTAAGAGAGCTTGTTTCAACAGATGAGAGAAAAATCAACGAGTTATCAGACATGGAAGGTGCCATTGAAGCATTGTTCAAGCTGATTAAAGACCCAATTTGCCCTACATCAACAAAAGCTTCATTACTCGTCATTTACAAGATAATCACATCATCTTCAACAAAGGAGAAACGAGTGAAAAAGCTAGTAAACTTAGGCATAGTATCGTTGCTGCTAGAAACGTTGGTAGACTCCGAAAGAGGCATATGCGAGAAGGCGTTGGGTGTTCTAGATGGTATATGCAACAGCGAGGAAGGGAGACAAATGGCCTGCAACAATGCCTTAAGCATGCCGGTTTTGGTTAAGAAAATCCTTAGGGTTTCCAATTTAACAACCGACTTTTCGGTCTCCATATTGTGGAAGCTTTGCAAGAAGGAGAAAACCGAAGATGATGCAAGTGTTATACTTGAAGCTCTTCAAGTGGGCGCTTTTCTAAAGCTTTTGCTACTTTTACAGGTTGGATGTGTTGAGCAAACTAAGGACAAAGCTTCCGAGTTGTTGAAAATATTGAATCTTCATAGAAACAAAATGGAATGTGTTGATCCAATGGATAATTTCAAGGATCTGAAAAGGCCATTTTGA